A DNA window from Drosophila biarmipes strain raj3 chromosome 2R, RU_DBia_V1.1, whole genome shotgun sequence contains the following coding sequences:
- the LOC108029783 gene encoding protein Optix, which yields MAVGPTEGKQPPSESFSPTHHQIIAPSPILAVPTLAFSAAQVEIVCKTLEDSGDIERLARFLWSLPVALPNMHEILNCEAVLRARAVVAYHVGNFRELYAIIENHKFTKASYGKLQAMWLEAHYIEAEKLRGRSLGPVDKYRVRKKFPLPPTIWDGEQKTHCFKERTRSLLREWYLQDPYPNPTKKRELAKATGLNPTQVGNWFKNRRQRDRAAAAKNRIQHSQNSGMGCRSRRADGGAASPTPSDSSDSDISLGTHSPVPSSLQLQHSPGSTSNGANDREESLSVDDDKPRDLSGSLPLPLSLPLPLASPTHTPPQLPAGYGGGAGGVHGGPLTAPGCLPPFKLDAATSLFSAGCYLQSFSNLKEMSQQFPIQPIVLRPHPQLPQPLALNGGSGGPPLHHPAYAAAYSVECIPGHGPPHPPPKLRINSPEKLNSTAVAAAASGGAGGGGAGAGGGGGGGNHHHEPTTTGYHHSGQLLLHRPFSTSPELKHSAPEIT from the exons ATGGCCGTTGGACCGACGGAGGGCAAACAGCCGCCCTCAGAGAGCTTCTCGCCCACGCACCACCAGATTATAGCCCCCAGCCCCATCCTGGCCGTTCCAACGCTGGCCTTCTCCGCCGCCCAGGTGGAGATCGTGTGCAAGACGCTCGAGGACTCCGGCGACATCGAGCGGTTGGCCCGCTTCCTGTGGAGCCTGCCGGTGGCCCTGCCCAACATGCACGAGATCCTCAACTGCGAGGCGGTGCTCCGGGCCCGCGCAGTGGTCGCCTACCATGTGGGCAACTTCAG GGAACTTTATGCAATAATAGAGAATCATAAGTTTACTAAGGCGTCCTACGGCAAGCTGCAGGCCATGTGGCTGGAGGCCCACTACATTGAGGCCGAGAAACTGCGCGGTCGATCACTGG GTCCCGTGGACAAGTATCGGGTGCGAAAGAAGTTCCCCCTGCCGCCGACTATCTGGGACGGGGAGCAGAAGACGCACTGCTTCAAGGAGCGGACGCGGAGCCTACTGCGCGAATGGTACCTACAGGATCCCTATCCGAACCCCACCAAGAAGCGGGAGCTGGCCAAGGCCACCGGCCTGAATCCCACGCAAGTGGGCAACTGGTTCAAGAACCGCCGCCAGCGGGATCGGGCAGCTGCGGCCAAGAATCG CATCCAGCACAGCCAGAACTCGGGGATGGGCTGCCGCAGCCGGCGGGCGGACGGAGGAGCCGCCTCGCCGACGCCCTCGGACAGCTCCGACTCGGACATCTCGCTGGGCACCCATTCGCCGGTGCCCAGCagcctgcagctgcagcacaGTCCGGGCAGCACCTCCAACGGGGCCAACGACCGCGAGGAGAGCCTCAGCGTGGACGACGATAAGCCGCGGGACCTGAGCGggtcgctgccgctgcccctctCCCTGCCCCTGCCGCTGGCCTCGCCCACCCACACGCCGCCCCAGCTGCCGGCGGGCTATGGGGGCGGGGCGGGCGGAGTTCACGGGGGACCGCTCACAGCCCCCGGCTGCCTGCCGCCTTTCAAACTGGACGCTGCCACCAGCTTGTTCAGCGCCGGCTGTTACCTGCAGAGCTTCAGCAACCTGAAGGAGATGTCCCAGCAGTTCCCCATACAGCCGATCGTTCTGCGCCCGCACCCGCAGCTGCCGCAGCCACTGGCCTTGAACGGGGGCTCCGGCGGACCACCACTGCATCATCCGGCCTACGCGGCTGCCTACAGTGTGGAGTGCATTCCGGGCCACGGGCCACCACATCCGCCCCCGAAGCTGAGGATCAACTCACCGGAGAAGCTCAACTCcacggcggtggcggcggcggcttcgggaggagcaggaggaggaggggcaggggcaggaggaggaggcggaggcggaaaCCATCACCATGAGCCCACCACAACGGGCTACCACCACAGTGGCCAGCTGCTGCTCCATCGACCCTTCTCCACGTCGCCGGAGCTGAAGCACAGTGCTCCCGAGATCACATGA